Proteins from one Pyrobaculum neutrophilum V24Sta genomic window:
- the csm3 gene encoding type III-A CRISPR-associated RAMP protein Csm3, with translation MSEQYPQARLKLSNLVKINFKLRASGLLIRSGKTKEVLGAADIQPMSIQRVYRLNNAEHPLTVPYIPASSLKGRARSLLEAALGLPLHTTDGKIYLHMRIVQKNIMDEDPFCPVDNIFGTPSIAFRELDERYRYLFECWAPSRAIFRDLFPSEGYVKSLCDAKGGCAYVSLEDFLEEKNENRIDRVTSTADPREILRLRPGVEFDGSITVLVYDIDLKPKEDCVKYTKVDEIKRGTPPVKYYLDMLIKSLRLVEETYLGASGTRGYGQVEFTNLEAKLLDALTFSELRRAEAPSLAKLGEEVSQWWQ, from the coding sequence ATGAGCGAGCAGTACCCGCAGGCTCGGCTGAAGCTGTCCAACCTGGTTAAGATTAACTTCAAGCTCAGGGCGTCCGGCCTCTTGATTAGGAGTGGGAAGACGAAGGAGGTGCTGGGGGCCGCCGACATACAGCCCATGTCGATACAGCGGGTTTACAGGCTCAACAACGCCGAGCATCCCCTGACGGTTCCGTATATCCCCGCCTCCTCTCTCAAGGGGAGGGCTAGGTCTCTGCTGGAGGCGGCGCTGGGCCTGCCTCTGCACACCACCGACGGGAAGATCTACCTACACATGAGGATTGTCCAGAAGAACATCATGGACGAGGACCCGTTCTGCCCCGTGGATAACATCTTCGGGACGCCCTCAATCGCCTTTAGGGAGCTGGACGAGAGGTACCGCTACCTCTTCGAGTGCTGGGCGCCTAGCCGCGCAATATTTCGCGACCTCTTCCCCTCCGAGGGTTATGTGAAGAGTCTGTGCGACGCGAAGGGTGGCTGCGCCTACGTGTCGCTTGAGGACTTCCTTGAGGAGAAGAACGAGAACAGGATCGACAGGGTCACGAGCACAGCCGACCCCCGCGAGATCTTGAGGCTGAGGCCTGGGGTGGAGTTCGACGGGTCTATCACCGTGTTGGTGTACGACATCGACCTGAAGCCGAAGGAGGATTGTGTTAAGTATACCAAGGTAGACGAGATTAAGAGGGGGACGCCGCCTGTTAAGTACTACCTCGACATGTTGATCAAGTCGCTGCGTCTTGTGGAGGAGACCTACCTGGGGGCCTCGGGCACCAGGGGCTACGGCCAGGTGGAGTTCACCAACCTCGAGGCCAAGCTGCTGGACGCCTTGACCTTCAGCGAGCTGAGGAGGGCTGAGGCGCCCTCTCTGGCCAAGCTGGGCGAGGAGGTGTCTCAGTGGTGGCAATGA
- the csm4 gene encoding type III-A CRISPR-associated RAMP protein Csm4, with the protein MRVGYAVLRFVTPIHVGRWTLYDSWDYVPSDAIYSALYALGVRGGFRVSSAYPMVADASDRLHLPAPLPATWRLQLLRGAAPEEAKAVKRLRYIPLECLKGGDVPKRRGDRWTCGGLELKDRPYGERLAVARNALSRVNQMAEPYRIAVFNPLVPYVVYYQGLDVSYLKLLGEVGVGGKRSSGLGKFEVVEVGEVDVGDSGSAALLMGVGRPVGYERALGEWAVRSWSCTWGAVGPASVLMDGGVVWGSFDFEDLGGGGCVKILRPLWLWIS; encoded by the coding sequence ATGAGGGTTGGCTATGCCGTTCTGCGCTTTGTGACTCCCATCCACGTGGGGAGGTGGACTCTCTACGACTCTTGGGACTACGTGCCGTCGGACGCGATATATTCGGCGCTGTACGCTCTGGGGGTCCGTGGGGGGTTTCGCGTCTCGTCGGCGTATCCCATGGTGGCCGACGCCTCGGACCGCCTCCACCTCCCGGCTCCTCTGCCCGCCACGTGGAGGCTCCAGCTTCTGAGGGGGGCGGCGCCGGAGGAGGCGAAGGCGGTCAAGAGGCTTAGGTATATTCCCCTGGAGTGCCTCAAGGGGGGCGATGTGCCTAAGCGGAGGGGGGATCGGTGGACGTGCGGCGGGCTGGAGCTCAAGGACAGGCCGTACGGGGAGAGGCTGGCCGTGGCGAGGAACGCCCTTTCCCGCGTCAACCAGATGGCCGAGCCCTACCGCATCGCCGTCTTTAACCCCCTGGTCCCCTACGTGGTTTACTACCAGGGGCTGGACGTGAGCTACCTCAAGCTGTTGGGCGAGGTGGGCGTAGGCGGCAAGAGGTCCTCGGGCCTGGGGAAGTTCGAGGTGGTTGAGGTCGGCGAAGTGGACGTGGGCGACTCCGGCTCCGCGGCCCTCCTCATGGGTGTGGGGAGGCCGGTTGGCTACGAGAGAGCTCTGGGGGAGTGGGCGGTGAGGAGCTGGTCCTGCACCTGGGGGGCGGTGGGGCCCGCCTCTGTGCTAATGGACGGGGGTGTGGTGTGGGGGAGCTTCGACTTC